The Erigeron canadensis isolate Cc75 chromosome 4, C_canadensis_v1, whole genome shotgun sequence genome window below encodes:
- the LOC122596307 gene encoding uncharacterized protein LOC122596307 produces the protein MAAKKRKLEQNDVVSSPAPALSHDDLRQIIKPLTHEQLSEIVITAALRHPDVIDSIRSIADVNPSLRSLSIQNLDQSTTTKRLTAVFAEFGELEKAKVVRGKISRKCKGYVVYKHVDSALLALKEPSKLIDGKITVVKLVDDVEKSKNEKKNASLGTVDVSLRRVYVGNVDENMDREKLLECFEKYGEIEEGPSGFDKETGKFRGFAFIVYRNVEGVKACLVDPVKIIDGHELNCRLASIMKRNNFSSLGSPPHAVTAAQVSGSGDGGKGEVVIPKQESSNKGSSKHGGVAKEKLEAVDVSLRRVYVGNVPAEMDCEKLLEHFSTYGEVESGPLGFHKKTGKFEGFAFIVYKTLYGVRACLVDPVKIIDGHKLNCRLAVSKQGNPSSVEVPQAVTADEVPGLGGGGKTEMVTSKQKNSKKGSLKNRVTAKQNLEMVDVSLRRVYIGNLPTKMEYEKLLEHFSMYGEVEGGPSGFTKKTGKSRGFACITYKNVDGAKACLVDPFKIIDGHELCCRLAIPKKGQTSSAAPAIGSGDEGVFKSNLEMVDVSSRRVYVGNVPPGMDGKKLFAHFSLYGEVEDEPLGFHRKAKFNGFALILYKNVEGAKACLVNPTKTIDGYQLRCRLAIPRKWNSSTVTEPVDPAARVPGPDSREKRKFVSSEQQSLMQSSHAGGSRSGVSDCVKNMGGLGLPAGPSANGNSSYGVGGPGQPLEYSPRLVNLNLGGRFGLTSSLSNCGSPGLLMNGGEVPGYLRGGSDGSYFGLGTVYDGLSQRSQYGSSPGSVRMTSEGYAKGASYSLSSGYADQTQQQHYKYMSFPYK, from the coding sequence ATGGCGGCGAAAAAACGAAAGCTCGAACAAAACGACGTCGTATCATCACCAGCACCAGCACTCTCTCATGACGACCTCCGTCAAATAATCAAACCACTCACACACGAACAATTATCAGAAATCGTTATAACCGCTGCGTTGCGTCACCCTGACGTCATCGATTCCATCAGGTCAATCGCTGACGTCAATCCATCACTGCGTAGCTTATCTATACAAAACCTAGACCAGTCAACCACCACGAAAAGGCTCACCGCAGTTTTCGCTGAATTCGGCGAACTCGAAAAAGCGAAAGTGGTTCGAGGTAAGATTAGTAGGAAATGTAAAGGTTATGTTGTTTATAAACATGTAGATTCTGCGTTACTTGCTTTAAAAGAACCTAGTAAGTTAATTGATGGCAAAATTACCGTTGTTAAACTTGTTGATGATGTGGAGAAGTCgaaaaatgagaagaaaaatgCGAGTTTGGGGACGGTTGATGTGTCGTTAAGGCGAGTTTATGTTGGGAATGTGGATGAGAATATGGATCGTGAGAAGCTGTTGGAGTGTTTTGAGAAGTATGGGGAAATTGAGGAGGGGCCGAGTGGGTTCGATAAGGAAACGGGGAAGTTTAGGGGTTTTGCGTTTATTGTTTATAGGAATGTGGAGGGGGTGAAGGCGTGTTTGGTTGATCCGGTTAAGATTATTGATGGACATGAGTTGAATTGTAGACTTGCTAGCATTATGAAAAGGAATAATTTCAGCAGTTTGGGTTCGCCACCACACGCGGTCACTGCTGCACAAGTGTCAGGGTCAGGTGATGGGGGTAAGGGGGAAGTGGTGATTCCGAAACAGGAAAGTTCAAACAAGGGTTCTTCTAAGCATGGGGGCGTAGCGAAGGAGAAGTTGGAGGCAGTAGATGTGTCGTTAAGGAGAGTGTATGTTGGGAATGTGCCGGCTGAAATGGATTGTGAGAAGTTGTTGGAGCATTTTTCGACGTATGGGGAGGTAGAGAGTGGTCCATTAGGGTTTCATAAGAAAACGGGTAAGTTTGAGGGTTTTGCGTTTATTGTTTATAAGACTCTGTATGGGGTTAGGGCATGTTTGGTTGATCCGGTTAAGATTATTGATGGGCATAAGTTGAATTGTAGACTAGCTGTTAGTAAACAAGGTAATCCCAGTAGTGTGGAGGTGCCGCAGGCGGTCACTGCCGATGAAGTTCCAGGGTTAGGGGGTGGGGGTAAAACTGAAATGGTAACTTCGAAACAGAAAAATTCAAAGAAGGGTTCTTTAAAGAACAGGGTCACAGCGAAGCAGAATTTGGAAATGGTAGATGTGTCGCTCAGGAGAGTTTATATAGGGAATTTGCCTACTAAAATGGAGTATGAGAAGTTGTTGGAGCATTTCTCAATGTATGGGGAAGTTGAAGGAGGACCATCAGGGTTTACTAAGAAAACGGGTAAATCTAGGGGTTTTGCTTGTATTACTTACAAGAATGTGGATGGCGCTAAAGCTTGTTTGGTTGATCCATTTAAGATTATCGATGGCCATGAGTTATGTTGTAGACTTGCTATTCCTAAAAAAGGACAGACGTCATCCGCTGCTCCAGCTATAGGATCAGGTGATGAGGGTGTCTTTAAGTCAAATTTGGAGATGGTAGATGTGTCATCTAGGAGAGTTTATGTTGGGAACGTGCCACCTGGAATGGATGGTAAGAAGCTGTTTGctcatttttcattatatgGGGAAGTGGAAGATGAACCGTTAGGGTTTCATAGGAAAGCTAAGTTTAACGGTTTTGCTTTAATCCTTTACAAGAATGTGGAGGGAGCTAAGGCTTGTTTGGTTAATCCAACTAAGACTATTGATGGATATCAGTTGCGTTGCAGACTTGCTATTCCTAGGAAATGGAATTCTAGCACTGTGACTGAACCAGTGGACCCTGCTGCTCGAGTTCCAGGACCAGATAGTAGAGAAAAGAGAAAGTTTGTGAGTTCGGAACAACAAAGTTTAATGCAAAGTTCTCATGCAGGTGGGAGCCGTAGTGGTGTTTCTGATTGTGTCAAAAACATGGGTGGCTTAGGATTACCAGCAGGACCTTCTGCTAATGGTAACTCGAGTTATGGCGTTGGAGGACCTGGACAACCATTAGAGTATTCACCACGTCTTGTGAATTTGAATTTGGGTGGTCGGTTCGGGCTGACTTCATCTCTTAGCAATTGTGGTAGTCCAGGATTGCTGATGAATGGGGGTGAAGTACCAGGTTACCTGAGAGGTGGTAGTGATGGTTCATATTTTGGCTTAGGCACTGTTTACGATGGATTGAGCCAGAGATCGCAATATGGATCTTCACCAGGCTCCGTGAGAATGACATCAGAAGGTTATGCAAAGGGCGCTTCCTATAGTTTGTCATCTGGTTATGCTGACCAAACCCAGCAACAGCATTATAAATATATGTCGTTTCCCTACAAGTGA
- the LOC122598003 gene encoding protein trichome birefringence-like 31 → MTTLPSANQRNRYLIPAALASLLFIGSLRIVFDSLKNSYHTRDFLKPQSGGYHVVRQPIRVSNDETIEKGCNIFEGKWVWDNESHPLYTEESCPLLVKQVTCQKNGRPDSSYQNWKWQPDGCNLPRFNALKLLEILRDKRLMFVGDSVQRSMFDSMVCLVQSAIPEGKKSLKRVPPRKIFRAEEYNASIEFYWAPFLVESISDHATKHTVMKRLVRLDSISNHSKQWEGVDILVYESYVWWMYKPVINATYGNLDKVQEYNVTTAYRLAMETWANWIETSIDSHAQKVFFMTMSPTHLWNWEWKNGDGGNCFSESQPIQRPYWGTGSNLDIMGIVKDVLGRLRVNVRLLNITQLSEYRKDGHTSVYGERKGKLLTKEQRSDPKNFADCIHWCLPGVPDIWNEILYAVLLQDYREF, encoded by the exons ATGACAACTTTACCCTCAGCCAATCAGCGGAATCGATACCTTATCCCTGCTGCACTCGCTTCACTTCTTTTCATTGGGTCTCTTCGCATTGTTTTTGATAGCTTGAAAAACAGCTACCACACCCGTGACTTTCTTAAGCCACAAAGTGGCGGATATCATGTGGTAAGACAGCCCATTCGTGTTTCTAACGATGAAACTATCGAAAAAGGTTGCAATATATTTGAAGGGAAGTGGGTTTGGGACAATGAGTCACACCCACTCTACACAGAAGAAAGTTGCCCTCTTTTGGTTAAACAAGTGACTTGCCAAAAAAATGGGAGGCCTGATTCATCATATCAGAACTGGAAATGGCAACCTGATGGATGCAATTTGCcaag GTTCAATGCTCTAAAACTGTTGGAGATTTTAAGGGACAAGAGACTCATGTTTGTAGGAGACTCGGTACAAAGAAGCATGTTTGACTCAATGGTGTGTTTGGTCCAATCTGCAATTCCAGAGGGTAAAAAATCCCTAAAAAGGGTACCTCCTAGGAAGATCTTTAGGGCCGAG GAATACAATGCGTCCATCGAGTTCTACTGGGCTCCTTTCCTAGTCGAGTCTATTTCAGATCATGCAACAAAACACACAGTAATGAAACGCCTAGTCAGGCTCGATTCAATATCTAATCACAGCAAACAATGGGAAGGAGTCGATATTTTAGTCTACGAGAGCTATGTTTGGTGGATGTATAAACCTGTGATCAATGCCAC GTATGGTAATCTTGATAAGGTTCAGGAGTACAATGTAACCACTGCTTACAGATTAGCAATGGAAACTTGGGCAAACTGGATAGAAACTAGCATCGATTCTCATGCCCAGAAAGTCTTTTTTATGACCATGTCTCCAACACACTTGTG GAACTGGGAATGGAAGAATGGCGATGGCGGGAACTGTTTCAGCGAGTCACAACCAATACAAAGGCCATACTGGGGAACCGGTTCAAATCTTGATATTATGGGAATCGTGAAAGATGTCCTGGGACGGCTGCGGGTTAATGTCAGATTACTAAACATTACTCAACTGTCAGAATATAGGAAAGATGGTCACACATCGGTTTATGGTGAAAGGAAAGGAAAACTGTTGACGAAAGAGCAAAGATCAGATCCAAAAAACTTTGCAGATTGCATTCATTGGTGTCTACCTGGGGTCCCCGACATATGGAATGAGATTTTGTACGCAGTTTTGTTACAGGATTATCGCGAATTTTGA
- the LOC122595213 gene encoding malate dehydrogenase, mitochondrial: MRTAVLRSIQSSLRKSSSAPLLRRSFSSESAPNRKVVVLGAAGGIGQPLSLLMKLNPLVSHLSLYDIAGTPGVAADVSHINTRSEVVGYMGEENLGKALEGADVVIIPAGVPRKPGMTRDDLFNINAGIVKGLCTAIAKYCPNALVNMISNPVNSTVPIASEVFKKAGTYDEKKLFGVTTLDVVRAKTFYAGKANVPVAGVNVPVVGGHAGITILPLFSQATPQANNLSDEQIVALTKRTQDGGTEVVEAKAGKGSATLSMAYAGAIFADACLKGLNGVPDVVECSFVQSNVTELPFFASKVRLGKNGVEEVLGLGPLSDYEKQGLKALLPELKSSIEKGIKFANQS, encoded by the exons ATGAGGACTGCTGTGTTGAGATCCATCCAATCTTCACTTCGCAAATCATCTTCTGCACCTTTACTTCGCCGGAGTTTCTCATCGGAATCTGCGCCGAACCGTAAAGTCGTCGTCTTAGGTGCCGCCGGCGGTATCGGACAGCCGCtttcacttttgatgaaattgaatcCACTTGTATCTCATTTGTCTCTTTATGATATCGCTGGCACTCCTGGTGTTGCTGCTGACGTCAGCCATATCAATACCAGATCTGAG GTGGTTGGTTACATGGGTGAAGAAAATTTGGGAAAGGCATTGGAAGGAGCTGATGTTGTCATCATCCCAGCTGGTGTACCAAGGAAGCCAGGTATGACTCGAGATGATCTTTTCAACATCAATGCGGGTATCGTTAAGGGTTTGTGCACAGCTATTGCCAAGTATTGCCCAAAT GCACTTGTTAATATGATCAGCAATCCAGTCAACTCTACTGTTCCCATTGCTTCTGAGGTCTTCAAGAAAGCCGGTACCTATGATGAGAAAAAGCTGTTCGGTGTGACTACACTTGATGTTGTCAGAGCTAAAACTTTCTATGCTGGAAAGGCTAATGTTCCAGTTGCTG GTGTAAATGTGCCTGTTGTTGGTGGCCATGCTGGTATTACCATTCTACCATTATTTTCCCAG GCTACACCACAAGCAAACAATTTATCAGATGAACAAATAGTTGCTCTAACTAAAAGAACTCAAGATGGTGGAACGGAGGTTGTGGAAGCAAAGGCTGGAAAGGGTTCTGCTACACTCTCAATGgc TTATGCTGGAGCAATATTTGCTGATGCTTGTTTGAAGGGACTTAATGGTGTCCCAGATGTCGTGGAATGCTCATTTGTGCAATCAAATGTTACCGAACTACCTTTCTTTGCATCAAAg GTGAGACTCGGCAAGAACGGTGTAGAGGAAGTCCTAGGTCTTGGCCCACTTTCAGACTATGAGAAACAAGGTTTAAAGGCCCTTCTACCCGAGCTAAAGTCATCTATCGAGAAGGGAATCAAGTTTGCCAACCAGAGTTAG
- the LOC122596037 gene encoding transcription factor GTE3, chloroplastic-like, with translation MESVTLDADKINKPKVDWENSSKKVYTRKPKKVNKLDTNHRSEFVNPLVVNVVNNRVKINLKNVASKNETRQLSKKLKLELDQVRGVVQKLENKKRNAQAFKSCSNLLQRLMKHKNGWVFNEPVDAEKLGLFDYHDFIKQPMDLGTIKERIGEGYYKFPKDFAEDVRLTFRNAMTYNSKGHGVHVMAEQLLGIFEDKWALIEAECNADWSAVPLTKT, from the coding sequence atggaaTCAGTTACATTAGATGCTGATAAGATAAACAAACCAAAAGTGGATTGGGAAAACAGTAGTAAAAAAGTGTAcacaagaaagcccaaaaaagttaataaactagATACGAATCATCGCTCGGAATTCGTTAATCCGTTAGTGGTCAACGTAGTAAATAACCGTGTCaagattaatttaaaaaatgtgGCGTCGAAAAACGAGACTAGGCAGCTTAGTAAGAAGCTAAAACTAGAGCTAGATCAAGTAAGGGGGGTAGTACAAAAGCTCGAGAATAAAAAACGTAACGCTCAAGCGTTTAAGAGCTGTAGTAATTTGTTACAACGGTTGATGAAGCATAAGAACGGTTGGGTGTTTAACGAGCCCGTTGATGCCGAGAAGCTCGGGTTGTTTGATTACCACGATTTTATTAAACAGCCGATGGATTTAGGGACGATTAAGGAAAGGATTGGTGAAGGTTATTATAAGTTCCCTAAGGATTTCGCAGAAGATGTTAGGCTTACGTTTAGGAACGCTATGACGTATAATAGTAAAGGGCATGGTGTTCATGTTATGGCGGAACAGTTGTTGGGTATATTTGAAGACAAGTGGGCGTTGATTGAAGCCGAGTGTAATGCAGACTGGAGTGCAGTTCCTTTGACCAAGACTTGA